In Uranotaenia lowii strain MFRU-FL chromosome 2, ASM2978415v1, whole genome shotgun sequence, one genomic interval encodes:
- the LOC129747955 gene encoding uncharacterized protein LOC129747955 isoform X1, producing the protein MRSASETAGASQLAPSFAPMADRGSECKGVTVFMSQNCEPFDEAELIGLMINTSKTKYMLACGSETDRTRLSSNNKVTIDGDELEIVEDFIYLGSLVTADNDTSREIRRRIISGSRAYFGLHKQLRSRRLSPRTKCNLYMTLIRPVVLYGHETWILLEEDLRTLGVFERRVLRTIFGGVQENGVWRRRMNHELARLYGEPSIQKVVKAGRIRWAGHVARMTDDCPAKQVFATNPVGTRRAGAQRAQRAR; encoded by the exons ATGAGGTCAGCATCGGAAACGGCAGGAGCGAGCCAGCTAGCTCCGAGTTTCGCGCCAATGGCGGATCGAGGTTCGGAATGCAAAGGAGTCACTGTGTTCATGTCGCAAAATTGTGAACCGTTCGACGAGGCAGAACT gattgggttgatgattaatacgtccaagacgaagtacatgctggcctgcggatccgagaccgaccgaacccgcttgtccagtaataacaaggtcacgatcgacggcgacgagctggagatagtcgaagactttatctatctcggctcactggtgaccgcagacaatgacaccagccgtgagatccggaggcgaattatcagcggaagtcgtgcctactttggactccacaagcaactgcggtcgagaagacttagccctcgcacgaagtgtaacctgtatatgacgctcattagaccggtggttctctacgggcacgagacttggatattgctcgaggaggacctgcgtacactcggggtattcgagcgacgagtgttaagaaccatctttggcggcgtacaggagaacggagtgtggaggcgaaggatgaaccacgagctcgcgcgactctacggcgaacccagtatccagaaggtggtgaaagctggccggatacgctgggcgggacatgttgcgagaatgacGGACGATTGTCCTgcgaaacaggtgttcgctacgaatccggtaggaacaagacgagcgggagcgcaacgagcgcaacgagcgaggtag
- the LOC129747955 gene encoding uncharacterized protein LOC129747955 isoform X2: MINTSKTKYMLACGSETDRTRLSSNNKVTIDGDELEIVEDFIYLGSLVTADNDTSREIRRRIISGSRAYFGLHKQLRSRRLSPRTKCNLYMTLIRPVVLYGHETWILLEEDLRTLGVFERRVLRTIFGGVQENGVWRRRMNHELARLYGEPSIQKVVKAGRIRWAGHVARMTDDCPAKQVFATNPVGTRRAGAQRAQRAR, encoded by the coding sequence atgattaatacgtccaagacgaagtacatgctggcctgcggatccgagaccgaccgaacccgcttgtccagtaataacaaggtcacgatcgacggcgacgagctggagatagtcgaagactttatctatctcggctcactggtgaccgcagacaatgacaccagccgtgagatccggaggcgaattatcagcggaagtcgtgcctactttggactccacaagcaactgcggtcgagaagacttagccctcgcacgaagtgtaacctgtatatgacgctcattagaccggtggttctctacgggcacgagacttggatattgctcgaggaggacctgcgtacactcggggtattcgagcgacgagtgttaagaaccatctttggcggcgtacaggagaacggagtgtggaggcgaaggatgaaccacgagctcgcgcgactctacggcgaacccagtatccagaaggtggtgaaagctggccggatacgctgggcgggacatgttgcgagaatgacGGACGATTGTCCTgcgaaacaggtgttcgctacgaatccggtaggaacaagacgagcgggagcgcaacgagcgcaacgagcgaggtag